In a genomic window of Meleagris gallopavo isolate NT-WF06-2002-E0010 breed Aviagen turkey brand Nicholas breeding stock chromosome 1, Turkey_5.1, whole genome shotgun sequence:
- the LOC116217431 gene encoding maestro heat-like repeat-containing protein family member 2B: MLGGALAKSSLANLRNEREFLANTVWDFLPAARFCPEEMVLFLQSQLGGEREAGCVAALGLLGALARSDEPAITEKLPQIVEAMQCVCSDPRTQVRKAILHFIKDLLSSNTWSCSAWDVVGHIFSEFSRTTGRRAAGDVSAQEAQEEGALQELCMDILESLDVSMRGMTKLLWPRLLLYVVPAQYTGMLIPVSRCVQALAERGDLTVQEIEELDPHFLSSMFQGPLLTPQILLARLLVVAGSPFAGSELQAAGEG, from the exons ATGCTTGGCGGTGCCCTGGCCAAATCCTCTCTCGCAAACCTCAGGAATGAACGCGAGTTTCTTGCTAACACAGTGTGGGatttccttcctgcagcccGATTCTGCCCAGAGGAAATGGTCCTGTTTCTGCAGTCGCAGCTGGGCGGTGAGAGGGAGGCTGGATGCGTGGCAGCCCTGGGTCTCCTCGGTGCTCTGGCTCGCTCTGATG AGCCCGCAATCACAGAGAAGCTGCCCCAGATTGTGGAGGCTAtgcagtgtgtgtgcagtgaCCCCAGGACCCAG GTGAGGAAGGCCATTCTGCATTTCATCAAGGATCTGCTCAGTTCTAAcacctggagctgctcagcctgggatGTGGTGGGGCACATCTTCAGTGAGTTCAGCCGCACCACAGGAAGAAGG GCAGCTGGAGATGTTTCTGCCCAGGAAGCCCAGGAAGAAGGCGCTCTCCAAGAGCTGTGTATGGACATCCTGGAGTCACTGGATGTCTCCATGAGAGGGATGACCAAA CTCCTGTGGCCACGGCTGCTGCTGTACGTGGTGCCAGCCCAGTACACCGGCATGCTTATCCCAGTCTCCCGCTGCGTCCAAGCCTTGGCTGAGAGAGGGGACCTGACAGTGCAGGAGATAGAAGAACTGGATCCCCATTTCCTCAGCTCCATGTTTCAAG GCCCACTGCTGACTCCCCAGATACTCCTGGCACGTCTGCTG GTGGTGGCAGGGAGCCCTTTTGCAGGCAGTGAACTCCAAGCCGCT GGGGAGGGGTGA